The following proteins are co-located in the Vibrio astriarenae genome:
- a CDS encoding carboxymuconolactone decarboxylase family protein, with product MLGKHTDAYSQFYSSTHDNEHLDSKTELLVGLSAAMAMNCLPCTHYYLKQAKKAGITKGEISDVTAKVMAVAAGQKKLQMQEVLQRYKIDLETFV from the coding sequence ATGTTAGGAAAACACACGGATGCGTATAGTCAATTCTATAGTTCAACTCATGACAACGAACACCTAGACAGCAAGACTGAATTATTGGTCGGCCTATCGGCCGCAATGGCCATGAACTGCTTGCCGTGCACCCACTATTACCTCAAGCAGGCTAAAAAGGCAGGGATTACCAAGGGTGAGATATCTGATGTCACAGCCAAGGTCATGGCTGTCGCCGCAGGGCAGAAAAAACTGCAGATGCAAGAGGTACTGCAGCGCTACAAGATTGATTTAGAGACGTTTGTCTAA
- a CDS encoding AzlC family ABC transporter permease encodes MDKEVNKARSLLKGTIAMMPLSLAVVPWGFLAGSFAIDSGLTPLEGQAMSAILFAGAAQLVAMGMIKAGASVMTMVVTIFFITSRHFLYGLSMRSHISHLPMRWRVCLGFLLTDELFALCGHHKPNHFDPWYALGAGFSFYLIWNFATFVGIVVGAQIPDLQHYGLEFAIAATFIAIVVPNIKSWPVLLAALSGLVSSVVLSYLGIESGLVIASLIGMSVGYFAEGWFKS; translated from the coding sequence ATGGACAAGGAAGTGAATAAAGCACGCTCGCTGCTCAAGGGAACAATTGCAATGATGCCCTTGAGTCTCGCAGTGGTTCCATGGGGCTTTTTGGCAGGTTCATTCGCCATTGACTCAGGGTTGACACCATTGGAAGGGCAAGCGATGAGCGCCATATTGTTTGCCGGAGCTGCTCAGTTAGTCGCCATGGGAATGATCAAAGCGGGTGCCAGTGTGATGACGATGGTCGTGACTATTTTTTTCATCACCTCTCGTCACTTCCTTTATGGGCTATCGATGCGTAGCCATATTTCACATTTACCCATGAGGTGGCGTGTTTGCCTTGGATTTCTTCTGACGGACGAATTGTTTGCACTTTGTGGTCATCACAAGCCTAACCATTTTGACCCTTGGTATGCACTGGGCGCGGGCTTCTCTTTCTACTTGATCTGGAACTTTGCGACCTTTGTCGGCATTGTTGTGGGAGCACAAATACCAGATTTACAACATTACGGGCTGGAGTTTGCGATTGCAGCGACCTTTATTGCTATCGTGGTACCCAATATAAAATCTTGGCCAGTACTGCTGGCAGCGTTATCGGGACTCGTGAGTTCAGTTGTATTGTCCTATCTCGGTATAGAGAGCGGTCTTGTGATCGCGAGTCTGATCGGTATGAGCGTTGGC